From the genome of Polycladomyces zharkentensis:
ATTCACCAACGAGATTTGCCTTGGCGGCGGGATCAGGACCCCTATAAGATTTGGGTATCCGAAGTGATGTTGCAGCAAACACGGGTAGAGACCGTGATTCCCTATTTTCATCGCTTTTTGGAACGATTCCCCACACTGGAAGCGCTGGCGGCGGCCGATGAGGCTGACGTCATCAAAGCGTGGGAAGGATTGGGGTATTATTCGCGCGTGCGCAACCTGCACGCCGCTGTTAAGGAGGTGGTGGAGAAACACGGGGGGAAAGTGCCCGACACATTGGAGACCATCTCTCAGCTGAAGGGAGTGGGACCGTATACGGCGGGTGCCATTTTGAGCATCGCGTATAACCGGCGGGTGCCGGCCGTCGACGGCAATGTGTTGCGCGTCTTTTCCCGGTTGTTCGCTTCGGCGGATGACATTGCCCGTGTCCAGACACGAAAAAAAATGGAAACGTGGGCTTATCATCTGATACCGGAGTCCAATCCGGGTGATTTCAATCAAGCATTGATGGAGTTGGGGGCGATGGTGTGTACGCCCACATCGCCTTCCTGTGCGAATTGTCCGGTCCGCTCCGATTGTCTGGCATACGAAAAAGGGATGCAACACGAATTGCCCGTCAAGAAAAAAGCGAAACCGCCCGTTCCGGTTTCGCTCGTGTTCGGCTGGATTCGGGACGGCAATCGCGTGTTGCTGGAACAAAGGCCGGAGACGGGACTCTTGGCAGGGATGTGGGGATTGCCCACACTGGAGACGGATGTCGGCGATTCGGTGCAGGCATTGATTGTTTGGATGGAAAAACACGGTATACTCATACAACCCGGCGAAACGTTGGGGATGGTGGAGCATGTCTTCACGCATCGCAAATGGCATGCCACGATCATCGGCGGTACGTGCGTCGGATATAAGGGAGAACTCCCGCAACATTGGCGGTGGGTAACGTTGGAGGAACTGGAAAGGTTGGCGCTGCCCAAGGTATACCAAAAGGCCGTTCAAGCCGCTTTATCTTCCATTTTTGCTTGATATCCTGATCAGCAAGGGAAACACGGTGTTGTGGCCACCGTGCAGGCGAGGGAGAAACCGAGGGGGAATTGATCCGTGGAAGAGAAAAAAGAGCCGACCGTCGGCGACTCCAGAGAAACACCAAATGAGTCGCCATCCCTGCGAAACGTCCCCGATTCGCGACCGGAGGCGGATCGGTTGACGGAAGTGGGAGCGGACGCGTCTGACACAGTTGAAAGGCAAGAAAAAGATGTCCCGTCCAGAAAGTCAGAGGCGGAGCCGCCGACAGGGGAAAAAACGATGTCCGCCTTTGGGGAATCCTCTGCCGGGCAACAGGGAGGTTCGCCAGTTGATCGGCAGGGTGAACGAAAAGAGAACTCGACGGACCCAAAGCCGAAAGTGGATGAATCAATCCCGGTCTGGACAGAGATGTCCGAAGAAACAGAATCAAAGGACCGTAAGACTTCAACGGAGCCGGCCGTGACCGGTTCGTCGAACGCACCTTCCTCTCCCGAGCGGGAAGAAATGGCCGCCGCTGCATTGGTGTCCGGAACCCCGCGGATGAGCGTTTGGGATCGGGTCACCCGGGTGTTGCAACGCGTCCCGCTGGTCAACCGCATTCCGTTTCAACGGATCGGTCCGCAAAAAACGGTCGTCGGCGCGTTGGTGGTGGCTTTCGCCTTGGTGGGAAGCTTGTCCGCGTTTGTGTTTGACGGAACGACCGATGCCAAAGAGGCCCCGCGGGCAGGTGTGACAAAGCCGCATCAACAGCCATATGTGAAACCGAAACCGATTCCATTCATCGTCACCCATGAGGGCAGAAAATGGACTGTGGACCTCCGTACGCTTGGCTATGACGGTCAAGATCCATCCACATTGAATCGTGACAAATGGTTGGCTTGGTTTCGCGGGGTGAAAAAAGAAGTGGACCAACCGGCCGTGGACGCGGAGCAAAATTGGTTCGGCGGTAAACTGACCCCGTCCAAAACGGGAAAATTGGTGGATATGGACACCATCGAAAAAGAATGGCTGCCCCGTTTGACGACGATGACCGGTCAGCCTCAGGAGCTGCCGATGGTGATTGATCAGCCGGAGGTGACCGAAGCGGATTTTCAGCAGGTGGATCAACGGTTGATCGGCAAGTATACGACATATTTTGATGGAAGCAACGTCAACCGTACCACCAACATCCGATTGGCCTCCAAAGCGATCAACAATCTGATCCTGAGTCCGGGAGAGCGCTTCTCCTTCAACCGTGTCGTAGGACCGCGCACACCGGGGCGCGGTTACAAATCAGCCAAGGTGATCGTGCGGGGAGAATACAGTGAAGGCATCGGCGGCGGGATCTGCCAGGTGTCGAGCACACTGTTCAACAGCGTGGATGAAGCGGGACTGAGAATCCTACAGCGCAATTCCCACAGCAAAGAGGTGGCGTACGTTCCGCCGGGGCGCGATGCGACCGTCTCATGGGGCGGACCGGATTTCCGTTTTAAAAACAATCTGACCAAACCGGTATTGATCCGTATCCGGGTGACCAGCAATGCAATCACGGCCTATGTATACACGACACCGGACGCCCGGGTGAAAAAACGGAAACCGGTGCAACCCGCACCGACCAAAGTGGAGTCGGTGCCCGCCACCAACCCCGGTTCTTTGAACGGGAAACAACCGCAGTGACCAACGGGAAAGCCGTCCCTTTACGGGACGGCTTTTTCAGGTAAAGGATTGTCGACTGAATGAGGCCGTTCTTCGGTATGAATATCGTCCAGTTGCCAATCAATGGGCTGCAGACCGACCTTTTGCAAAAATTCATTGGTTCGGGAAAACGGACGGCTGCCGAAAAAGCCGCGATTGGCGGAATACGGACTGGGATGGGCCGATTCGATCACCAGATGATGATCGCGGGTGATCAATGCTTTTTTCTCCTGCGCATTTCTTCCCCACAAGAGAAAGACGACGGGTTGTTCCCGTTCATTCAACGTGCGGATCACCTGGCTTGTAAACGTTTCCCATCCTTTCCCCTTGTGGGAATTGGGCTGGCCCCGGCGAACAGTCAAGACGTTGTTGAGTAGCAGGACGCCTTGTTTCGCCCACTTGACCAGATGACCGTGGTTGGGAATCCGGCACCCGAGATCATCATGCAACTCTTTGAAAATGTTTTTGAGTGAGGGGGGCACTTTCACCCCGGGCTTGACGGAAAAGCTGAGCCCGTGCGCCTGACCCGGGCCATGGTACGGGTCTTGTCCGATGATGACGACCTTGGTGTCGGCATAAGGGGTGAGGTGCAAGGCGGAGTAGATATCATATTTGTCCGGATAGACGGTATACGTGTTGTATTCGTGGATCAAAAACTGGCGCAACTTTTGGTAATACGGCTTTTCGAATTCAGCGTTCAAATGATCGGCCCAATCATTTTTCAGGATGGGCGCCATATGTCTCTCCTCCCGATTATGTATCTTATTGATAAAATTATTTTCACATATATGATGGTTTTTTGTAAGGGGTTGCTGTCAAAAACAGCTCCGGGGCCGTCTCTCATTTTGCCATGTCCGGCATGAGGTGCGGGAGAGAACGGCCTTTTTCATTCTCAATGGCACAACATGTTCACCGCTGATCCAATGACTGTCCGGAGGATGTTTTTTCAGCGCGTTTAACAGCCATCCACGGCCCGATTCTCAGGTTCATGATCTCCCCGTCATTCCGCTTTTTCCAGTTGGACCGCGGTGGAGAAAAAGACGGCACCGCCACCCATATCGGCTTCCCGGTCGGGCGTGAGTTGGTTGATCCCTTTTCCGTCCGGATAGGAGGACAACCACCACAATCCCATGCTGACCAACACGCCGGGAAGAACGGCGTCGGTCACTTTTGCCGTCAAGGTACAACTGCCCCGCTCGTTCCGGATGCGTACGAGACTCCCGTCGACAATCCCCTTCCGCTCTGCGTCTTTCGGGTGAATTTGCAAAGTGGGCCGTCCCTCCATCTTCTGCAGTTTGGGAATGTTGCCCATGCTGGAGTTGAGATACTGGTGGTTGGGCGGAGAGATCAGCATGAACGTATCGGGGTCTTTCGCGTTTCGTTCCCCGTCGGTCCCCTCTTTCAGTGCGATGTGAGCAGGGAGGGGGTCCAGTCCTTGCGCCCGGAGCGATTCATTGAACAGCTGAATCCGGATACCGCGTTGCAACCGTTCCGGAAATGCCGCATTCTCCGATAGATCCAGCTTGACGATCTCTTTTTCCATCAGCTCGTCAAAATCGATACGGGACAGGCAGGGATTCTCCGGGTTGTCCAGGACTTGGCGGATCAGGTCCTCTTCCGTATCGTCAAAGCAGGGTTCCGTGAAACCCATCCGTTTGGCCAACGTACGGAACAGCTTGTAGTTGGACCAGGCTTCGCCTTGCGGTGGCAGGATCGGACGTGCCACTTGGACGTACATATGCCAGTAGGATTTGTATACATCCAGGTTTTCGAAATGGGATGTGGCGGGCAGCACCAAATCGGCATAACGGGCGGTGTCCGTGAGAAACAGGTCGTGTACCACCGTGAACAGATCTTCCCGGGCCAGACCGCGCAACACCTTTTCCTGAGAAGGTGCCACCGCGGCCGGATTGCTGTTGTATACGAACAGCATGCGAATCGGCGGATCAGCCTCCAGCAATGCGCTTCCCAGTTGGATCATGTTGATGCTGCGCACGTCGGGATCGGGCAACAGATCGGGACGTTCCAGTTTGTCGGTGTCCACTTGGACCAAACCGTTTTCCTTGAGCGCTCCGCCGCCTTTGTACTGCCACTGGCCGGTAAGTGCCGGCAGACAGGTGATGGTGCGAACGATCATGCCGCCGTTGTCATGATGTTGCAAACCGTTGCCGATCCGGATGAGCGAGGGTGACGTTTTCCCATACTCCCGGGCAAGCCGGATGATGGTCTCCTTCGGTACGCCCGTGATGCGGGATACCCGTTCGGGCGGATATGTTTTCAGCCGTTCCTTTAGCTGCTCCCAACCGACGGTATGATCGCGCAAAAAAGCTTCGTCAATCAGGTTTTCCCGTTCCAACACGTGCATCATGCCCAGTGCCAGTGCTGCGTCGGTTCCGGGATACAACTGGACGAACTCGTCGGCCCACCGTGCCGTCTGATTGCGATGAACGTCGATGACCACGATTTTGGCCCCTTGTTTGCGGGCTTGCTCGAACAGCATCACTTGATGCATGTTGGTGCTGACGATGTTGCCGCCCCAAACGATGATATACCGGCTATGGACCGTGTCTTCGGGATCAATCGCCCCCTTGATCCCCATGGTGGCACGGAATCCTTGACTGCCTGCCGCGTTGCAGATGGTGCGCTCCAGCCGCGTCGCTCCGAGGCGATGAAAGAAGCGCCGATCCATCGTCCCATTGTTGACCAGGCCCATGTTGCCGTAATAACTATAGGGAAGAATCGATTCGGCGCCGTATTCGGCAATGAGATTTTTCATTCGTGACGTGATCTCGTCCAGCGCCTCTTCCCAAGTGATCCGTTCAAACTTGCCTTCCCCTTTCCTGCCTGTGCGTCGCATCGGGTAAAGCAGCCGTTCCGGATGGTGGACTCGGGCAGGGAAATAGCGTACTTTATGGCAAATCACTCCGCGGGTGATGGGGTGATCAGGATCGCCGGTCACCCGGGTGATGCGACCGTCTTCCACCGTGACGCGCAAGCCGCAGGTGTCCGGGCAATCCAGCGGGCAGACGGAGCGAAAAATTTCTCGGGTTGATGGTGACACGTTTCTCCCTCCAGCCTTTTTCCACATATTTTACCTTTTGCATAAGCGGTTGGAAAGAGAAAGGGCTGTACGAATCCGGCATCGTTTGAGACAATGCTCATGATGACATCAAAGGAGGGAACGATGTGCTGGCCCAATTGTGGCGGGCGGCCGGATGGGGGGTGCCGTCCCATGATGAGGTGAAGGTGTGGGTGGAACGGGCGCTGAAAGAAGGGGCAAAACGAAAGGGACGGCCGGGAGATCGGCGGTACGAATGGACGGATTGGCCCATGTCGCCCAGTGTCCGTTTCCGCGTGATGACGGACGGAACACGTGTGGTGCAGTTGGTACCGGCGCTCGTTTGCGGATCGACTCATCCGTTTGTTCCTTCAATCGTCCGGCAAACGGAACACCATTGCATCGCTTGGGGGGCGTGGCGGAGTCAAACGGGTGGCATCCTGCATCGGACGGCAATCTGGATGCAAAATGGCTGGGAAGCGGAGCAATCAGGTCCATGGACGATGAGGATCGCCGGTCTGGCGTATCAAGTAAAGGTGGATACAACATCTTTGGGCACGGCAGAATCGATGCCGCTGTTTGCGCAGGTTGCTCGCTTTACACGTGAGATCCCCTTGGAGGAGCAGGCGAATTATGCCGTTCGGGGAAAGGTGGAGGAAGTGGAAGAAGAGGGCAACCGGATCACCGGTCAAACGCTTTGGAAAATCACATTGTCGGGAAAAGACCAGTGGCAGTTGACCATGGTGACACATCCAGCTTTGGTGGAGGGGAAAATCCGCCCGGGTGTTTGGGTGGTGGCCGAGTGTCGA
Proteins encoded in this window:
- the mutY gene encoding A/G-specific adenine glycosylase, with amino-acid sequence MARVSTKQPALPFTEVRKASIQRRLLQWYRIHQRDLPWRRDQDPYKIWVSEVMLQQTRVETVIPYFHRFLERFPTLEALAAADEADVIKAWEGLGYYSRVRNLHAAVKEVVEKHGGKVPDTLETISQLKGVGPYTAGAILSIAYNRRVPAVDGNVLRVFSRLFASADDIARVQTRKKMETWAYHLIPESNPGDFNQALMELGAMVCTPTSPSCANCPVRSDCLAYEKGMQHELPVKKKAKPPVPVSLVFGWIRDGNRVLLEQRPETGLLAGMWGLPTLETDVGDSVQALIVWMEKHGILIQPGETLGMVEHVFTHRKWHATIIGGTCVGYKGELPQHWRWVTLEELERLALPKVYQKAVQAALSSIFA
- a CDS encoding VanW family protein, whose translation is MEEKKEPTVGDSRETPNESPSLRNVPDSRPEADRLTEVGADASDTVERQEKDVPSRKSEAEPPTGEKTMSAFGESSAGQQGGSPVDRQGERKENSTDPKPKVDESIPVWTEMSEETESKDRKTSTEPAVTGSSNAPSSPEREEMAAAALVSGTPRMSVWDRVTRVLQRVPLVNRIPFQRIGPQKTVVGALVVAFALVGSLSAFVFDGTTDAKEAPRAGVTKPHQQPYVKPKPIPFIVTHEGRKWTVDLRTLGYDGQDPSTLNRDKWLAWFRGVKKEVDQPAVDAEQNWFGGKLTPSKTGKLVDMDTIEKEWLPRLTTMTGQPQELPMVIDQPEVTEADFQQVDQRLIGKYTTYFDGSNVNRTTNIRLASKAINNLILSPGERFSFNRVVGPRTPGRGYKSAKVIVRGEYSEGIGGGICQVSSTLFNSVDEAGLRILQRNSHSKEVAYVPPGRDATVSWGGPDFRFKNNLTKPVLIRIRVTSNAITAYVYTTPDARVKKRKPVQPAPTKVESVPATNPGSLNGKQPQ
- a CDS encoding uracil-DNA glycosylase; the encoded protein is MAPILKNDWADHLNAEFEKPYYQKLRQFLIHEYNTYTVYPDKYDIYSALHLTPYADTKVVIIGQDPYHGPGQAHGLSFSVKPGVKVPPSLKNIFKELHDDLGCRIPNHGHLVKWAKQGVLLLNNVLTVRRGQPNSHKGKGWETFTSQVIRTLNEREQPVVFLLWGRNAQEKKALITRDHHLVIESAHPSPYSANRGFFGSRPFSRTNEFLQKVGLQPIDWQLDDIHTEERPHSVDNPLPEKAVP
- a CDS encoding molybdopterin-containing oxidoreductase family protein encodes the protein MWKKAGGRNVSPSTREIFRSVCPLDCPDTCGLRVTVEDGRITRVTGDPDHPITRGVICHKVRYFPARVHHPERLLYPMRRTGRKGEGKFERITWEEALDEITSRMKNLIAEYGAESILPYSYYGNMGLVNNGTMDRRFFHRLGATRLERTICNAAGSQGFRATMGIKGAIDPEDTVHSRYIIVWGGNIVSTNMHQVMLFEQARKQGAKIVVIDVHRNQTARWADEFVQLYPGTDAALALGMMHVLERENLIDEAFLRDHTVGWEQLKERLKTYPPERVSRITGVPKETIIRLAREYGKTSPSLIRIGNGLQHHDNGGMIVRTITCLPALTGQWQYKGGGALKENGLVQVDTDKLERPDLLPDPDVRSINMIQLGSALLEADPPIRMLFVYNSNPAAVAPSQEKVLRGLAREDLFTVVHDLFLTDTARYADLVLPATSHFENLDVYKSYWHMYVQVARPILPPQGEAWSNYKLFRTLAKRMGFTEPCFDDTEEDLIRQVLDNPENPCLSRIDFDELMEKEIVKLDLSENAAFPERLQRGIRIQLFNESLRAQGLDPLPAHIALKEGTDGERNAKDPDTFMLISPPNHQYLNSSMGNIPKLQKMEGRPTLQIHPKDAERKGIVDGSLVRIRNERGSCTLTAKVTDAVLPGVLVSMGLWWLSSYPDGKGINQLTPDREADMGGGAVFFSTAVQLEKAE